Proteins from one Panicum virgatum strain AP13 chromosome 7K, P.virgatum_v5, whole genome shotgun sequence genomic window:
- the LOC120640824 gene encoding protein PYRICULARIA ORYZAE RESISTANCE 21-like, protein MPTLIITVDLECCRCSAKIQKVLCCIQDRGEFVIEKIVYEKDKVLVSGPFDADKLSSKLCCKAGRIIKKIEVAKPPPKPDPPKSPKKEPVPCKAICPYPDSYPCPQPAWPCSCPTPYCCGCPSSKLPPPPPKEEPKPKPKPELAPCKVIYPYPYLYPCPQPPWPCSCPTPHCGCQSKPAPTPPLAPMPPPAPTPPELPKPPACQCPAWSPCYCSCGYPPYMPPYPMVICDDSPPYGACTVM, encoded by the exons ATGCCGACGCTCATCATCACCGTGGACCTGGAGTGCTGCCGCTGCAGCGCCAAGATCCAGAAGGTCCTCTGCTGCATCCAAG ACCGCGGGGAGTTCGTCATCGAAAAGATCGTGTACGAGAAGGACAAGGTCCTCGTGTCGGGGCCCTTCGACGCCGACAAGCTCTCCTCCAAGCTCTGCTGCAAGGCCGGGAGGATCATCAAGAAAATTGAGGTCGCCAAGCCGCCTCCCAAACCTGATCCACCAAAATCTCCCAAGAAAGAGCCAGTCCCGTGCAAGGCGATATGCCCATATCCAGACTCATATCCGTGCCCGCAGCCCGCTTGGCCGTGCAGCTGCCCCACACCATACTGTTGTGGGTGCCCGTCGTCCAAgttgccaccgccgccaccaaaaGAGGAGCCCAAGCCCAAGCCCAAGCCAGAGCTAGCCCCATGCAAGGTGATATACCCGTATCCATACCTGTATCCGTGTCCACAACCGCCGTGGCCGTGCAGCTGCCCCACGCCGCACTGTGGATGCCAGTCCAAGCCGGCACCGACGCCGCCACTGGCACCAATGCCGCCACCGGCACCGACGCCACCTGAGCTACCAAAACCGCCGGCGTGCCAGTGCCCGGCATGGTCGCCGTGCTACTGCAGCTGCGGCTACCCGCCCTACATGCCACCGTACCCGATGGTCATCTGCGATGACAGCCCACCCTACGGCGCTTGCACCGTCATGTAA